The stretch of DNA ACACATAGTCAGCCCCTCGGGATTTGGCCGCCTGGATTGCATCAAAAATAACCGCGGCGGGGTCTGACCCCGGCTGGCCCTTGACGACATCGGCCCCTGACCTCTGCCCCCAAATCTCTAGCTGCTCAATCGCCGCCGCCCGGAACGTGTCGCCGGTCGCCAAAATCACCTTCCGGCCTTCTTTCGTCAACCGGGTGGCCAACTTGCCGATGCTCGTCGTCTTGCCGACTCCGTTCACCCCCACAAAAAGGTAGACGCAGGGGGGGAAGTTCCGGAAGAGCAACGTTTCGCCGGGTTGAGAAAACCGGGCGCGGATGGATTCTTTCAGCCGGTCGCGGATCCCTTCGGGCGTGGTGACTTTTTCGTCTCGGACGGCTTGCCGGAGCTCTTCCAAGATCGCATGCGTGATGCCGATATTCGTGTCGGCCGCCAGCAGGGCTTCTTCCAACTCCTCATACAGGTCCTCGTCGATCACGCCGCGCCCCAGCATGCGGTCGACTTTCTGCATCAAGGCCTTGAACATCAGGCCCCAGTATGGCAGGGCGCCCGAAGGAGGTCCCCTTTGTGGCAGTTCAGGATAAAATCATTGAGAGAGCAATTCTGTGAAGCTGAGGGAAACCACTTATCATGTCCGGGATTTAGATGCGGCCATCCAACACTACTGTGGCCGTTTGGGCGGCAGGTTGATTTCGCGGCTCCCCTGGGGGGTGGCCATGATCGACATCGATGGCCACGGGGGCAAAATCAGCCTTTTTGATGTGAACACCTACCTGCAAGAAAACCCATCGTTCCACGGATTCCCGGGCCCCAAGGTCATCATCGGGGTGGAAGACGCAGCCGCATTCAGAAGATCCCTGCTCATACAGGGGGTTCGTGTCGGCAGCCTTCTCGGGGAATTGGGGGACATCTGCGGCTTTGAAGCGTTCGACGAAGACGGCAACGCGATTTTTTATCTGGAAGATCCTGCCAGCACCTTTGATACCCAGATTGAATCGGCAACCCTTTGATATCCGGGCAATTTTTTCCGGAATTGTGGAAAACTAGGGGACAACTGCAGAGGCCCGCTAGGAAGGTGGGCTGGGCATTCACGGATGAGATACCTGAGCCTCTTTTCGGGGGCGCTTGGCTTGGATCTTGGGCTCGAACGTGCCGGGTGGCAATGCGTCGGAGCCAACGAATTCAACCCGGCCGCCTGTGCCACGATTCGCGCCAACCGGCCGAATATCCCTTTGTGCCAATCCGATATCCGGGAATTGAATCTCGATTCCGTCGGCAAAGTCTTTCCGATCGGATCACACGGCCTGGATGCTGTTGTCGGCGGCCCGCCTTGTCAAGCCTTTTCAACTGCAGGACGCCGCCAAGGTCTCAACGATGAGCGCGGGAACGTTTTCCTCCACTTTGTCGACCTCGCTTTGGCCTTGAATCCCCGGGTCATCCTCATCGAAAATGTCCGCGGTTTGCTCAGTGCGCCACTCGTCCACCGCCCGCTTTCAGAACGGGGTGCCGGGTTCCCCGCCCTTGGAAGGGATGAATCGCCGGGAGGCGCCCTTTCGGCCATCCTCGAAAAGTTTGCGAAGGCCGGCTACGGCGTTGGGTTCCGGCTCTATGACACCAGCCTCTATGGGGTCCCTCAAACCCGGGAGCGGTTGATCCTCGCCGCCGAGCGCAGCGGGCGGGTGATGCCACCGGTGCCGGCGGGTGGCAAACCGACGACGGTTCGGGAAGCCCTCCATGGCATGGCCGGCACCCATGATTTCCTCCCGTTGCGGAGCCGGGCGGTGGCTTATCTCCCGCTGATCGGTCCCGGCCAAAACTGGCGGAGCCTCCCACAAGAAGTCGCCAAAGAGGCGATGGGGCGCGCCTATGAAAGTGGCGGGGGCCGCACCGGGTTTCTCCGGCGGCTAGCTTGGGACAAGCCGTCCCCAACATTGTTAACCCTCCCCAACATGCCGGCTACGTTGCTTGCCCACCCAGAAGAACTCCGTCCGCTCAGCATCCAAGAGTACAAGCGGATCCAGACCTTTCCGGACAGTTGGCACGTTTGCGGCAAACTCGAAGACCAATACCGCCAAATCGGCAACGCGGTGCCACCGGAATTCGCCCGTCGGGTCGGGGAACATGTCCAGGCTTGGCTAGAAGGCAAACCAGTCCGGCGCAGTGCCGTGGCCACCAGCCGGTACCGGTCAACCGATGAAGCCGGTTGGGGCGCGGCGCTTGGTTAGGCGTTGACGGTTAGACCGCTTTTGAGCATGGAAATCACATCTGCCGCCGAATAATGGTCTTGCCCTTCTGGGATGTACCGGCGCAGGATTGCAAGGTCATTACCCGCAGTGATCAAAGTCGGCTCGACGGATCCATCTTTCCGGGTTTGGGGCAATCCGATGGTGCCCATCAGCCCGTTGCAAACGCACATTCGATTCTCCGTATCTTCGGCGCTCCCGCCTTTCCGGATGTAATCGTCGACTGGCTCGGCCGCACACCGGTACCCAACGCCGCCATCAGGCGTCCGGTAGCACGTCCGTAGATAGCCGAGGTCGCAGATCCGGTTGCGATCCTGATAGACCGAAACGTCGCTGAGCGTCCCTTTGACCTGGGCGACCTTGAACGGGAATCCGGTTGGCGAAGCGACAGCACTGGTGTGGACGGCTAGCGAACCGGCCAAGGATTGGCGGACGACGTCGCGCTTTAGCGATTCTTCAACGCCGCTCTCATCGCAAAAGGCAAAGGCCGTCCCGACCTGGATTCCATTGGCACCGGATTCAACCGCCGCGCGGAGCATTTCAGGATGGCCATAGGCGCCAGCCAGGTAGAACGGCACACCGAGGGCGGCGATCCCGGCCAGATCCACTTCATCCTTGGCTCCGTAGATGGGCTCATTGTTCTCATCAAGCGTAAGGGCCCCCCGAGGCGGCGCGTTGTGTCCGCCGGCCAACGGGAATTCGACAACAAGGCCATCCACCGGCGGAACCAGTTTTTTGACCAATTGGGTAGCCAAGACGTTGCTGCTGACAATGGCGAAGAACTTGGGGCGCTTCAGCTCGGCAAGCCCCCAATCGGCCAGGGATTTAGGGTCAAAGGTGTGATTGAAGACTTCACCGGGCTCGGCACCGGCGACATCGATCCGGTAATCGGTGGAGTCCAGCCGGCTCAAGGAATCGAGGCATGCCGGGATCTGCCGGGGGATGCCTGCTCCCATCAACACAAAATCGACCCCCGCAAGCATTGCGCCAAAGAGCGATGCGAGGTGGGGGATTTGGATCTTCTCCAGGAGGTTGATACCAACAGGGTTGTCGTGGCCTTTACGCGCCAGCCACACTTCCACAAAGTTGGCCACCACAGTCAACTCCAACCACGCGGCAGAAGGTTTGATGTGCGGAAGCGGGCGGGAGATGAACGGTTTGCCCGGTTCTTTTTCGGCACGGAAATATTTGTCCCAAACGCGCCTGGCCATTTCGGGAACGGGGAATGCGGCAAAGGCTTCTTGCAATTCACCCGTCGGATCGCCCAGTTGCAGGCGCCGAGACAAAACCGCATCCAATCCGGTTCCAGAAACCACTCCGAGGTTCCCGGTTCGCGAAACGGCATTGGCAAGACGGAAGTTGGAAACGGCAACTCCCATCCCGCCTTGGATGATGAGCGGCAATTGGGCCATCTGGGAATCGTACTTGCTTTGAATCTGCAGACGGTGGGAACAACGGGAGAGATTTCCGATTTTTCTCACTTGGCAGGCCTTGCCCAACAAAAAAATGGGCCCAATGGTGATTTTGGGCGGCAAAGCGGCCTTGATGTTCGCCGCACGGTCGAGCGGGTGGTGTCACGGTCAACGGGCCGGGAGCGATGCTCCCGGCCCGTTCATTGGTGCACAGATTAACGGTTACTTGCGTTTGCGACGGGCCAAAGCGGCCAAGCCAAGCCCGAGGATGGCCATGGTGGCCGGTTCCGGCACGAGGGCAACGCGGTTCAGCGTGATGTCGTTGCCGTTTGGCAAACCAAGGCCGATAGCGATCCCAACAATGTTGTTGCGGTCAGTGTTGGAGCCTTGGACGGTGACAAAGTTGTTGAACGCGGCAAAGTAAGAACCGTTGCCCGCGGCGACCGGCTGGAAGAACAGGGCATCGACATTGAAATTGGCATCCCACATTTCCACATAGATCGATGTCGAAGACTGGTCGTTATTGATGTAATCCACCTGGAGGCCGGCTTCCGTCGTCACGTTCAACGGAACCAATCCATCGAAGTTGCCGCGGGGAAGGGCGCCCGGGCCCGAAGAGGCCGCATTGATGACTCGCCCCGCCCAAGCGACGAACACTTGGCCATTGACACCGGATCCTGCTTCGATAAACATGTTGCCCGGGGTGGCCGCATTGACATCTGTCGAGATAGGCCGGCTGAGCGGGTTGGCGTTGAACCGGTGGTCAACGTACCGGTGGCTGCCCAACATCGATCCGGCCGTATCGTAATAAAACGCAGTCGTCGTTGAACCCGAAGCAAAGCCGGACGTGAAATCGTCGATCAAAATTGTCGCGTGGGCACTGGCAACCAGCACACCCGCGAGAAGCACCAATGTGACTCTCCGCATGATGAATTCCAAACCTCAGGCCCAAGTTTAGCGGAATTCTTTTTCCCACTGTTAAGGCCCGGGAAACCGCTCCAAAAACCAGCAAAAATACCGGACCACAAGATGGGCGCCCCTTGCAAAAGTTCCCTTCCGCCGATGGTGCCGCGATCCCGTTTCAAAGGCGGCGATCATCTTGCCAGCAAGCGCTGGTGCTTCTATCAGGGATTGGGGACTGCGATCCGAAACTCCCTGGTCGAACTGACATGGATGAGCTTGACGTTAAAGTCTTGCTCCTTTCTGGGTACCGAGACGTAGTACCGCCCGATGACCATCGGTTGACTCGGTGCAATCTCTTGCGAGAGATATTCGTCCGAATTCTCCTTCAAAAGGGTTCGGTTCCAGGCAATAGCCGTCGCATTGTCCGAGAGCTTCACGTCCAACGTGAAGTATTGGAATCCGATCGAGATTGGCAGGTTCATCGGATTGCCGAACCCGAACTTGACGACCATATAAACATGATCTTTGTCGGGGGCATATCCCATGATCTTATCGTCCGTGTACTCGGTTCCCATGTAGGACAGGGAATAACCGCCAAGGTTGAACGCGGTCATCGGCGCAACGGGGGTCGTCCGGGTCATCTCCGACTTCAAATTGATTCCGCTGAAGAACGGGCTCCCCAGGACCCGGGATTTGCCGGTCAAATTGTAGCGGAGCAGGAAATCTTCGCCCCGCTCAATCTGCAGGTCGCTGATTTCACCCTGGCTGTCGATGGGAATCACCACGGCGCAGGAAACCTTCTGCTTGTTCCTTAAAGATTGGCTGAGGTGGGTCAATCCGTTTTGCCGGAGCAGATAGCCCCGGAAGGGGAAGTTTTCGCCGCTTGGAGAGGTGTAGTTGAATTGGAAGGTGCTTGACCCAAGGGTGACATCTTGCTTGTTGGGGTTGAGGACGTCGAAATACAAAACAAGCAGGCGTTCGTTTTTGCCCGCCACATAATTCTCATCGCCCCCGGCAAAATACTCGGCCAACCAAGCGACCTTGAGTGTGAAAATCAGCTCGCTTCCCTTGGCGCCCATGATGTAGGGCTGGTTCAACACGGCCGTTTCG from Armatimonadota bacterium encodes:
- a CDS encoding nitronate monooxygenase; translation: MAQLPLIIQGGMGVAVSNFRLANAVSRTGNLGVVSGTGLDAVLSRRLQLGDPTGELQEAFAAFPVPEMARRVWDKYFRAEKEPGKPFISRPLPHIKPSAAWLELTVVANFVEVWLARKGHDNPVGINLLEKIQIPHLASLFGAMLAGVDFVLMGAGIPRQIPACLDSLSRLDSTDYRIDVAGAEPGEVFNHTFDPKSLADWGLAELKRPKFFAIVSSNVLATQLVKKLVPPVDGLVVEFPLAGGHNAPPRGALTLDENNEPIYGAKDEVDLAGIAALGVPFYLAGAYGHPEMLRAAVESGANGIQVGTAFAFCDESGVEESLKRDVVRQSLAGSLAVHTSAVASPTGFPFKVAQVKGTLSDVSVYQDRNRICDLGYLRTCYRTPDGGVGYRCAAEPVDDYIRKGGSAEDTENRMCVCNGLMGTIGLPQTRKDGSVEPTLITAGNDLAILRRYIPEGQDHYSAADVISMLKSGLTVNA
- a CDS encoding PEP-CTERM sorting domain-containing protein, encoding MRRVTLVLLAGVLVASAHATILIDDFTSGFASGSTTTAFYYDTAGSMLGSHRYVDHRFNANPLSRPISTDVNAATPGNMFIEAGSGVNGQVFVAWAGRVINAASSGPGALPRGNFDGLVPLNVTTEAGLQVDYINNDQSSTSIYVEMWDANFNVDALFFQPVAAGNGSYFAAFNNFVTVQGSNTDRNNIVGIAIGLGLPNGNDITLNRVALVPEPATMAILGLGLAALARRKRK
- a CDS encoding VOC family protein yields the protein MKLRETTYHVRDLDAAIQHYCGRLGGRLISRLPWGVAMIDIDGHGGKISLFDVNTYLQENPSFHGFPGPKVIIGVEDAAAFRRSLLIQGVRVGSLLGELGDICGFEAFDEDGNAIFYLEDPASTFDTQIESATL
- the ftsY gene encoding signal recognition particle-docking protein FtsY codes for the protein MFKALMQKVDRMLGRGVIDEDLYEELEEALLAADTNIGITHAILEELRQAVRDEKVTTPEGIRDRLKESIRARFSQPGETLLFRNFPPCVYLFVGVNGVGKTTSIGKLATRLTKEGRKVILATGDTFRAAAIEQLEIWGQRSGADVVKGQPGSDPAAVIFDAIQAAKSRGADYVLADTAGRQHTKGNLMAELSKIAKVVEKGIGRPADETLLVLDANTGQNAIRQAEEFSAATGVTGLVLTKLDGTARGGALIGIYDKFKIPIKLIGVGEKPEDLRDFDPEAFADGLFS
- a CDS encoding DNA cytosine methyltransferase, giving the protein MRYLSLFSGALGLDLGLERAGWQCVGANEFNPAACATIRANRPNIPLCQSDIRELNLDSVGKVFPIGSHGLDAVVGGPPCQAFSTAGRRQGLNDERGNVFLHFVDLALALNPRVILIENVRGLLSAPLVHRPLSERGAGFPALGRDESPGGALSAILEKFAKAGYGVGFRLYDTSLYGVPQTRERLILAAERSGRVMPPVPAGGKPTTVREALHGMAGTHDFLPLRSRAVAYLPLIGPGQNWRSLPQEVAKEAMGRAYESGGGRTGFLRRLAWDKPSPTLLTLPNMPATLLAHPEELRPLSIQEYKRIQTFPDSWHVCGKLEDQYRQIGNAVPPEFARRVGEHVQAWLEGKPVRRSAVATSRYRSTDEAGWGAALG